One part of the Phycisphaerae bacterium genome encodes these proteins:
- a CDS encoding serine protease, translated as MYCRYDDGQCGAADQTGACEIIPDVCTEEFAPVCGCDDQTYANTCFAAAAGVSVVRDGECEEDLDARICGGLQGVACEEGEYCHYEVDALCGAADQTGACEVIPDVCTEEFAPVCGCDDRTYANACFAAAAGVSVQSEGECP; from the coding sequence ATGTACTGCCGCTACGACGACGGACAGTGCGGCGCGGCCGACCAGACCGGCGCGTGCGAGATCATTCCCGACGTCTGCACGGAGGAGTTCGCCCCGGTCTGCGGCTGCGACGACCAGACCTATGCCAACACCTGCTTCGCCGCGGCGGCCGGCGTGAGCGTCGTCCGCGACGGGGAATGCGAAGAGGACCTCGACGCCCGCATCTGCGGCGGCCTTCAGGGAGTGGCCTGCGAGGAAGGTGAATACTGCCACTACGAAGTGGATGCCTTATGCGGCGCGGCCGACCAGACCGGCGCGTGCGAGGTCATTCCCGACGTCTGCACGGAGGAGTTCGCCCCGGTCTGCGGCTGCGACGACCGGACCTATGCCAACGCCTGCTTCGCCGCGGCGGCCGGCGTGAGCGTGCAGTCAGAAGGCGAATGCCCGTAG
- a CDS encoding acetyl-CoA carboxylase biotin carboxylase subunit: MFKKVLIANRGEIAARIASTLQQMGVTAMAVCSEPDRAAVHVRAADEAYPLEGKTSAESYLRGERIIDIARRHGADAIHPGYGFLSENAEFAQAVANAGLVFIGPSPKVIGSMGDKLVAKETFTKAGVPVVPGWSGDLATARQELPQRASQIGYPVLIKAAAGGGGKGMRVVEREDDLSSAIEAAQREAVAAFGDGRVFLEKYIVRPRHVEIQIFGDTHGNVVHLFERECSIQRRHQKIIEESPSPGLTPELRQRMGEAAVAAAKAIGYTNAGTVEFVVDAAGNFYFLEVNTRLQVEHPVTEMVVQHDLVRAQVLVAAGEPLPFEQESLRQTGHAIECRICAEDASRGFLPSIGKIEQYVPPSGPFVRVDSGVMQGSEITVHYDPMLAKLIVWGRTRDEALDRMAWSLDRFVILGPTTNVEYLRALVGHPEIRAGRMHTQFLQEQSIPLPDAADTPDEALIVAALAARRMTSGQRAAADAARQRPPRHPSPWESAQRLQP; this comes from the coding sequence ATGTTTAAGAAAGTCCTCATCGCCAATCGCGGGGAAATCGCCGCCCGCATTGCGTCCACGCTCCAGCAGATGGGCGTAACCGCGATGGCCGTCTGCTCCGAGCCGGACCGCGCCGCCGTGCATGTTCGCGCGGCCGACGAAGCCTATCCGCTTGAAGGCAAGACCTCGGCCGAGTCCTACCTTCGCGGCGAGAGGATCATTGATATCGCCCGCCGCCACGGCGCCGATGCCATCCACCCCGGCTACGGCTTCCTCTCCGAGAACGCGGAATTTGCCCAGGCGGTGGCTAACGCCGGCCTCGTTTTCATTGGTCCGAGCCCCAAGGTCATCGGCTCGATGGGCGACAAGCTCGTGGCCAAGGAGACGTTCACGAAGGCAGGTGTTCCTGTCGTGCCGGGCTGGTCGGGCGACCTCGCTACCGCGCGGCAAGAGCTGCCCCAACGAGCTTCGCAGATCGGCTACCCCGTATTGATCAAGGCCGCTGCGGGCGGCGGTGGCAAGGGCATGCGCGTCGTCGAGCGAGAGGACGACCTTTCCAGTGCCATCGAAGCGGCACAGCGCGAAGCGGTAGCGGCGTTCGGTGACGGCCGGGTCTTTCTGGAGAAATACATCGTCCGCCCGCGCCACGTGGAGATTCAGATTTTCGGCGACACGCACGGCAACGTTGTGCACCTCTTCGAGCGGGAGTGCTCTATTCAGCGCCGGCACCAGAAGATCATCGAGGAGTCGCCCTCGCCCGGACTCACGCCGGAGCTGCGTCAGCGCATGGGCGAGGCTGCCGTCGCCGCGGCGAAAGCCATCGGCTACACGAACGCCGGTACGGTCGAGTTCGTCGTCGACGCCGCGGGCAACTTCTACTTCCTCGAAGTCAACACGCGCCTGCAGGTCGAGCATCCCGTCACGGAGATGGTCGTGCAGCATGATCTGGTGCGGGCGCAGGTGCTTGTTGCCGCCGGGGAGCCGCTTCCCTTTGAACAAGAATCGCTGCGACAAACCGGTCACGCCATCGAATGTCGCATTTGTGCCGAGGACGCCTCGCGCGGATTCCTTCCGTCGATCGGCAAGATTGAGCAATACGTGCCGCCGAGCGGGCCATTCGTCCGCGTCGACAGCGGTGTGATGCAGGGCTCAGAGATCACCGTCCATTACGACCCCATGCTGGCCAAGCTTATTGTCTGGGGCCGCACGCGCGACGAAGCCCTCGACCGCATGGCCTGGTCCCTGGACCGCTTTGTCATCCTCGGCCCGACGACCAACGTCGAGTACCTGCGAGCGCTGGTCGGCCATCCGGAAATCCGCGCCGGACGCATGCACACGCAGTTCCTCCAGGAGCAGTCGATCCCGCTCCCGGACGCGGCCGACACGCCCGACGAGGCGTTGATCGTCGCCGCCCTGGCCGCTCGGCGTATGACCAGCGGGCAGCGTGCCGCCGCGGACGCCGCTCGACAACGTCCCCCAAGACATCCCAGCCCGTGGGAATCTGCCCAGCGGCTTCAGCCGTGA
- a CDS encoding ester cyclase yields MSEQNKSIIRRYYEEVVSTGNVEAVEAYIAPEYTEVYEGKRYPLGIEGAKEHILGVRRTYRDLRLTVERQIAEGEWVASCIIARGIHKGEWMGIAPTGKPVAFTGVNIDRVVDGRIVEHGGAVNLLGPLLEIGAVRVVGAEEPND; encoded by the coding sequence ATGTCCGAACAGAACAAATCCATCATCCGACGCTACTACGAAGAAGTCGTCAGTACGGGAAACGTCGAGGCCGTGGAGGCCTATATCGCCCCGGAATACACGGAAGTGTACGAAGGAAAGCGTTACCCGCTGGGCATTGAGGGCGCGAAAGAGCACATCCTCGGCGTCCGCCGTACCTACCGCGACCTCCGCCTGACCGTCGAACGGCAGATCGCCGAGGGTGAATGGGTGGCGAGCTGCATCATCGCCCGCGGCATTCACAAAGGCGAGTGGATGGGAATCGCCCCCACGGGCAAGCCCGTGGCCTTCACCGGCGTGAACATCGACCGCGTGGTCGACGGCCGGATCGTCGAGCACGGCGGCGCCGTCAACCTCCTCGGTCCGCTGCTGGAGATTGGGGCGGTTCGGGTGGTCGGTGCGGAAGAACCAAACGATTGA
- a CDS encoding nucleotidyltransferase family protein, which translates to MLLEEVLAAHKSEILRIAANHGARNVRVFGSVARGEADADSDIDFLVDMEPGRSLFDLGDLKLDLEELLGCRVDVVTESSLYWLLRRRILRESIPL; encoded by the coding sequence ATGCTGCTTGAAGAAGTGCTAGCCGCACATAAGTCTGAGATTCTCCGCATCGCCGCAAATCACGGCGCTCGCAACGTCCGCGTCTTCGGTTCGGTCGCGCGGGGTGAAGCCGATGCCGACAGTGATATTGATTTCCTGGTGGACATGGAGCCGGGGCGGAGCCTCTTCGACCTCGGCGACCTGAAACTGGACCTGGAGGAATTGCTGGGCTGCAGAGTGGACGTGGTGACGGAATCGTCGCTCTATTGGCTGCTGCGTCGTCGGATTCTACGGGAGAGTATCCCGCTATGA
- a CDS encoding nucleotidyltransferase domain-containing protein — protein sequence MIPLIEDNRDVILALCHKHHVARLDVFGSAVSGKFDPARSDLDVLVEFESLEPGQLADAYFGLLHDLEDLFDRRVDLVSPKAIRNPYFQRDIQQTREAVYAA from the coding sequence ATGATTCCACTTATCGAAGACAATCGTGACGTCATCCTGGCCCTGTGCCACAAGCATCATGTGGCGCGGCTCGACGTCTTTGGCTCGGCCGTCTCAGGGAAGTTTGATCCAGCGCGAAGCGACCTGGACGTTCTAGTGGAATTTGAGTCGTTGGAACCGGGCCAGCTTGCTGATGCGTACTTCGGATTGCTGCACGACTTGGAAGACTTGTTTGACAGGCGCGTTGACCTGGTGTCCCCGAAGGCTATCCGCAATCCCTACTTTCAGCGGGATATTCAGCAGACTCGCGAGGCCGTTTATGCTGCTTGA
- a CDS encoding DUF86 domain-containing protein, translated as MSKDPRVFLAHILERTERILQYTASGQGDFLADQKTQDAVIRNLEVIGEAAKRIPDTYRTQHAEIPWRSLAALRDVLIHQYEGVSLPEVWQVVAVHLPRLRKAIVAILPPLDQLEREISGEDDDSSNE; from the coding sequence ATGAGCAAAGACCCCCGAGTGTTTCTTGCGCATATCCTTGAACGGACCGAGCGAATCCTGCAGTACACCGCATCGGGACAGGGGGACTTTCTCGCCGACCAGAAAACGCAGGATGCGGTCATTCGCAACCTGGAAGTCATCGGCGAGGCTGCAAAACGAATTCCAGACACCTATCGCACGCAGCACGCGGAAATACCATGGCGCAGTTTGGCGGCCCTGCGCGATGTTCTTATCCACCAGTACGAGGGCGTGAGTCTGCCTGAGGTGTGGCAAGTTGTGGCGGTTCACCTCCCGCGCTTGCGAAAAGCCATCGTAGCCATTCTGCCGCCGCTGGATCAACTTGAACGTGAAATTAGCGGCGAGGACGACGATTCTTCGAATGAATGA
- a CDS encoding enoyl-CoA hydratase/isomerase family protein, with amino-acid sequence MSTYVNSQTRQAKTTITLSRPDLHNAFNEVVIDEVTEAFHKAGEDDTVRVVVLAAEGKSFCAGADVNWMKRMVDYSVDENLADAAGMANMLRTIRDCPKPVIARVHGAAIGGGVGLVTACDMAVALESAVFALTEVKLGIVPAVISPFVIEKIGPGHARRYALTSERFSAAEAKRIGLISEVVGTEQELDQWISDVTKALAANGPKALAACKKILTEVAGVSWDQVQSRTVQRIADIRVSSEGQEGLKAFLEKRKPNWAGE; translated from the coding sequence ATGAGCACATACGTCAATTCGCAAACGCGGCAGGCTAAGACGACGATCACCCTCTCCCGTCCCGACCTCCATAATGCTTTCAACGAGGTTGTCATTGACGAGGTGACCGAGGCGTTTCACAAGGCTGGCGAAGATGACACCGTCCGTGTTGTGGTCCTCGCGGCTGAGGGCAAGTCCTTTTGCGCCGGGGCGGACGTGAACTGGATGAAACGCATGGTCGATTACTCCGTCGACGAGAACCTCGCCGACGCCGCGGGCATGGCCAACATGCTGCGGACCATCCGCGATTGCCCCAAGCCGGTCATCGCCCGCGTGCACGGGGCGGCCATCGGCGGAGGCGTGGGGCTGGTCACCGCATGTGACATGGCCGTGGCACTGGAGTCGGCCGTCTTCGCCCTCACCGAGGTCAAGCTGGGTATCGTCCCGGCGGTCATTTCCCCCTTCGTGATCGAGAAGATCGGCCCGGGTCACGCTCGGCGCTACGCCCTCACTTCAGAGCGCTTCAGCGCCGCCGAGGCCAAGCGCATCGGGCTCATCAGCGAAGTCGTGGGCACGGAGCAGGAGCTCGACCAGTGGATCTCCGACGTGACGAAAGCCCTCGCCGCCAACGGCCCGAAGGCCCTCGCGGCGTGCAAGAAGATTCTCACCGAAGTCGCGGGCGTATCGTGGGACCAGGTGCAGTCGCGGACGGTGCAGCGCATCGCCGACATCCGCGTCTCGTCCGAGGGGCAGGAAGGGCTGAAGGCGTTCCTCGAAAAGCGGAAGCCGAACTGGGCGGGCGAGTAG
- a CDS encoding methylcrotonoyl-CoA carboxylase codes for MDTLQTKINTADPTFRENRAHLQAQAALLGERLARIKEGGGEAARQKHTSRGKLFVRDRIARLIDPDSPFLEFSALAAWELYDNGAPAAGIVTGIGRVVGRECLIVANDATVKGGSYYPLTVKKHLRAQEIAQENRLPCIYLVDSGGAFLPMQDEVFPDREHFGRIFYNQARMSAMRIPQIAVVMGSCTAGGAYVPAMSDETVIVRQQGTIFLGGPPLVKAATGEEVTAEELGGADVHCRESGVADHYAVNDEDALAITRHIVEHLGHQSKTELHARSVEEPHYDPSEIYGIVQKDSRKPYDVREIIARIVDGSRFHEFKALYGTTLVTGFAHIWGYPVGIVANNGVLFSESALKAAHFVEMCSQRGIPLVFLQNITGFMVGKQFERGGIAKDGAKMVAAVANAAVPKFTVIIGGSYGAGNYGMCGRAYQPRFLWMWPNARISVMGGEQAASVLLTVKRDQLAASGAKAMTPEQEEEFKRPTLEKYERESSAYYSTARLWDDGIIDPADTRMVLALSIAASLNAPMPEREHGVFRM; via the coding sequence ATGGATACGCTGCAAACCAAGATCAACACCGCCGATCCCACATTTCGGGAGAATCGGGCCCACCTTCAGGCCCAAGCGGCCCTGCTTGGCGAGCGGCTCGCCAGAATCAAGGAGGGTGGCGGGGAGGCGGCCCGGCAGAAGCACACCTCCCGAGGAAAGCTCTTTGTTCGCGACCGGATCGCCCGGCTGATCGACCCCGATAGCCCCTTTCTGGAATTCAGCGCTCTGGCGGCGTGGGAGTTGTACGACAACGGCGCCCCGGCGGCGGGCATCGTGACCGGAATCGGCCGGGTTGTGGGACGCGAGTGCCTTATCGTGGCCAACGACGCCACGGTAAAGGGCGGTTCATACTACCCGCTGACGGTCAAGAAGCACCTCCGCGCCCAGGAGATCGCCCAGGAGAACCGTCTGCCGTGCATCTACCTCGTCGATTCCGGCGGGGCGTTTCTACCCATGCAGGATGAAGTCTTCCCGGATCGCGAGCATTTCGGGCGGATCTTCTACAACCAGGCGCGAATGTCGGCGATGCGGATTCCGCAAATCGCCGTCGTGATGGGCTCGTGCACGGCCGGCGGGGCGTACGTGCCGGCGATGAGTGACGAGACGGTTATCGTGCGCCAGCAGGGAACGATCTTTCTCGGTGGGCCGCCGCTGGTGAAAGCTGCCACCGGCGAGGAGGTCACGGCCGAGGAGTTGGGCGGAGCCGACGTTCACTGCCGCGAGTCGGGCGTAGCCGACCACTACGCGGTCAACGACGAGGACGCCCTGGCCATCACGCGTCACATTGTCGAGCACCTCGGCCACCAGTCGAAGACAGAACTCCATGCGCGATCGGTCGAGGAGCCACACTACGACCCGTCGGAAATCTACGGCATCGTGCAGAAGGACAGCCGCAAGCCCTACGACGTGCGCGAGATCATCGCCCGCATTGTCGACGGCAGCCGCTTTCACGAGTTCAAAGCGCTGTACGGCACGACCCTGGTCACCGGCTTCGCCCACATCTGGGGGTATCCCGTAGGCATCGTGGCCAACAACGGCGTACTCTTTTCGGAGAGCGCGCTGAAGGCGGCGCACTTCGTGGAAATGTGCAGTCAGCGCGGCATTCCGCTGGTGTTCCTCCAGAACATCACGGGGTTCATGGTGGGCAAGCAGTTCGAGCGCGGGGGCATCGCCAAAGACGGGGCGAAGATGGTGGCGGCGGTGGCCAACGCGGCCGTGCCCAAGTTCACGGTGATCATCGGCGGGTCGTACGGCGCGGGGAATTACGGCATGTGCGGGCGGGCGTACCAGCCGCGCTTCCTGTGGATGTGGCCCAACGCCCGCATCTCCGTCATGGGCGGAGAGCAGGCGGCGAGCGTGCTATTGACGGTGAAGCGCGACCAGCTCGCGGCGTCCGGTGCCAAGGCGATGACACCCGAGCAGGAGGAGGAATTCAAGCGGCCGACGCTGGAGAAATACGAGCGGGAGAGCAGCGCCTACTACAGCACGGCCCGCCTCTGGGACGACGGCATCATCGATCCGGCGGATACGCGCATGGTCCTGGCCCTGTCGATTGCGGCGTCGCTGAATGCCCCGATGCCGGAACGAGAGCATGGGGTGTTTAGGATGTAG
- a CDS encoding amidohydrolase, which yields MIVDCYTHAWESLDELGRAAPPRNGSRGSSWHRAAWDGAGFQRHLSASQPASVTVLVGFKSRFLDADITNDKLAAYIAAHRERIVGFAGIDPSDSTAAVEEMIRAKEELGMVGVAIAPAAQDFHPTNSRAMLVYAEAAKLGMPVLFHTGVHPRAAAKLEYAQPVLLDEVARELPNLRIVIAHLGFPWVQETIMLLAKHEHVFAETSWILHQPWPAYNTLLSAYQFGVMDKLLFGSGFPYATAAQCLEELYGVNQLCAGTNLPTVPREHLRGIVERDALSLLGIPHAVPALAAKSASRDTDDGDEL from the coding sequence ATGATTGTCGATTGTTACACGCACGCATGGGAGTCGTTGGATGAGCTCGGACGGGCCGCGCCGCCCCGCAACGGTTCGCGCGGCTCGTCGTGGCATCGCGCCGCGTGGGACGGCGCCGGATTCCAGCGGCATCTCTCCGCGTCGCAACCCGCAAGCGTTACCGTCCTCGTGGGCTTCAAGAGCCGATTCCTCGACGCGGACATCACCAACGACAAGCTCGCCGCCTACATCGCCGCACACCGCGAGCGCATCGTCGGATTCGCGGGCATCGATCCCAGCGACTCCACGGCCGCCGTCGAGGAGATGATCCGCGCCAAGGAAGAGCTTGGCATGGTCGGCGTCGCCATCGCCCCGGCCGCGCAGGACTTCCACCCCACCAACAGCCGCGCCATGCTCGTCTACGCCGAAGCGGCAAAGCTGGGCATGCCCGTGCTGTTTCACACCGGCGTTCATCCCCGCGCCGCAGCCAAGCTGGAATACGCCCAGCCGGTCCTGCTCGATGAGGTCGCCCGCGAGCTGCCCAACCTCCGTATCGTCATCGCTCACCTCGGGTTTCCGTGGGTGCAGGAGACGATCATGCTCCTGGCCAAGCACGAGCACGTTTTCGCCGAGACAAGCTGGATCCTTCACCAGCCCTGGCCGGCCTACAACACGCTGCTCAGTGCATACCAGTTCGGTGTGATGGACAAGCTGCTCTTCGGCAGCGGCTTTCCTTACGCCACGGCCGCACAGTGCCTGGAGGAACTCTACGGCGTGAACCAGCTCTGTGCCGGAACGAACCTTCCCACCGTCCCCCGCGAGCATCTTCGCGGCATCGTGGAGCGCGACGCACTTTCGCTGCTGGGGATCCCCCACGCGGTTCCGGCTCTGGCAGCGAAGTCTGCGAGCCGGGACACGGACGATGGGGATGAGCTCTGA
- a CDS encoding thiolase domain-containing protein (Catalyzes the synthesis of acetoacetyl coenzyme A from two molecules of acetyl coenzyme A. It can also act as a thiolase, catalyzing the reverse reaction and generating two-carbon units from the four-carbon product of fatty acid oxidation) translates to MIRFGPGNLRIPKFEKPVYIVAGGLTDYRKRYPEKNTSQLCTEALRMAVEENDLKVDPEYIRRRVNWVVYSQFADHFGDQLLAAAKIHDYLGFDPLGNIEVKTGGATGGSAVLAAAQAVASGYADCVPVVGWERMDEVSTKVGNSYIASAACKDFESELGWMYAAYYALMAQRYQYENNVPRETLAKIACKNHEYAYYSPYSQNPGKYTVKDILENDIVSHPLSFLECCVMSVGAAVLLLCDEKTAYELSDNPMQLTAICGGSHTLRTADRRHMPILLLPNETEATYKEYFTHKRQDWPGFSSFLASRMAAYLAYNMAGIKDPVEDFDVLETHDAFTISDVQTYEDIGLRPYGRGREFIESGDAYFEGKLPTNLSGGLIGTMHSVGATGIFQIVELLWQLQGKWDKFHAEPERWTRYGKTKPKDFRSLQVKNAKRGCAISHAGTGSHVTCAILEKP, encoded by the coding sequence ATGATTCGATTCGGACCCGGCAATCTGCGTATCCCCAAGTTCGAAAAGCCGGTGTACATCGTCGCCGGCGGACTGACGGACTACCGCAAGCGCTACCCCGAGAAAAACACCTCGCAGCTCTGCACCGAGGCGCTGCGCATGGCCGTCGAGGAGAACGACCTGAAGGTCGATCCGGAGTACATTCGCCGTCGCGTAAACTGGGTGGTCTATTCCCAGTTTGCCGACCACTTTGGCGATCAGCTCCTGGCGGCGGCGAAGATCCACGACTACCTCGGATTCGACCCGCTGGGCAATATCGAGGTCAAGACGGGCGGCGCGACGGGCGGATCGGCCGTCCTCGCCGCGGCTCAGGCGGTGGCTTCGGGGTACGCCGATTGCGTGCCCGTCGTCGGCTGGGAGCGCATGGACGAGGTGTCCACCAAGGTGGGCAACTCCTACATCGCCAGCGCGGCCTGCAAGGATTTCGAAAGCGAACTGGGCTGGATGTATGCGGCCTACTATGCCCTCATGGCCCAGCGCTACCAATACGAGAACAATGTCCCGCGGGAGACGCTGGCCAAGATCGCCTGCAAGAATCACGAGTACGCCTACTACTCGCCGTACTCGCAGAATCCCGGCAAGTACACGGTCAAGGACATTCTCGAGAACGACATCGTTTCCCATCCGTTGTCCTTCCTCGAGTGCTGCGTGATGAGCGTGGGCGCGGCCGTGCTGCTTCTCTGCGACGAGAAGACGGCGTACGAACTCTCCGACAATCCCATGCAGCTCACGGCGATCTGTGGAGGATCGCACACGCTGCGCACCGCCGACCGGCGGCACATGCCCATCCTTTTGCTGCCCAACGAAACGGAAGCGACGTACAAGGAATATTTCACGCACAAGCGGCAGGACTGGCCGGGCTTCAGCTCGTTCCTCGCCTCGCGCATGGCGGCGTACCTGGCCTACAACATGGCGGGCATCAAGGATCCGGTCGAGGATTTCGACGTCCTCGAGACGCACGACGCGTTCACCATCAGCGACGTACAGACGTACGAGGACATCGGGCTCCGGCCCTATGGTCGCGGCCGGGAGTTCATCGAATCCGGCGACGCCTACTTCGAGGGCAAGCTGCCGACGAATCTCTCCGGCGGCCTAATCGGCACGATGCACTCCGTCGGCGCGACCGGCATATTCCAGATCGTCGAACTGCTGTGGCAGCTACAGGGCAAGTGGGACAAGTTCCACGCCGAGCCGGAGCGCTGGACGCGCTATGGCAAGACCAAGCCCAAGGACTTCCGCAGCTTGCAGGTCAAGAACGCCAAGCGCGGCTGCGCGATCTCCCACGCGGGCACGGGAAGCCACGTGACGTGCGCGATATTGGAGAAACCGTAG
- a CDS encoding OB-fold domain-containing protein — translation MNWPTTALEVMEKEPLVVRNPKTWSHFHSYGGWGKFFDGLAQSKLLATRCANKKCAENRLWLPPRCECPDCWHDMEWVEAPQKGKIFTWSIVKYPGELFKLPAGTPLISVEIEGVCTKLMSWLKEGEPKIGMPIKAVFNTSKPTHTILDLAWVPA, via the coding sequence ATGAACTGGCCGACGACAGCACTCGAAGTGATGGAGAAGGAACCGCTGGTGGTGCGGAACCCCAAGACGTGGTCGCACTTTCACAGCTACGGGGGATGGGGAAAGTTCTTTGACGGGCTGGCCCAGAGCAAGCTGCTGGCCACGCGCTGCGCGAACAAGAAGTGTGCGGAGAATCGTCTCTGGCTGCCGCCGCGCTGCGAGTGCCCGGACTGCTGGCACGACATGGAATGGGTCGAAGCCCCGCAGAAGGGGAAGATCTTCACCTGGAGCATCGTGAAATACCCCGGCGAGCTATTCAAGCTTCCCGCGGGCACGCCGCTGATCAGCGTGGAGATTGAGGGCGTCTGCACCAAGCTGATGAGCTGGCTCAAGGAAGGCGAGCCCAAGATCGGCATGCCCATCAAGGCCGTGTTCAACACGAGCAAACCGACGCATACGATTCTGGATCTGGCGTGGGTGCCGGCGTAA
- a CDS encoding tryptophan 2,3-dioxygenase, whose amino-acid sequence MSLNYRTYLELDQLLNLQHARSEPPEHDEQLFIIIHQTYELWFKLLLHEFEKVNRDFSGGDLYAAIHTFQRCRTVMKTLVQQVDVLETMTPMSFTSFRNRLDTASGFQSAQFRELEFLLGYKRADMLKYFDADNPQYAAMVRRLQERSVADHFYDFLEQQGVTIPPRLREKEATWETMSDADVQESVLGLYKTRPDLAILFELMTDFDEGFQEWRYRHVKLVERTIGRKRGTGGSLGVEFLKQSLFQPVFPDLWAIRHRL is encoded by the coding sequence ATGTCCCTGAACTATCGCACCTATCTCGAGCTCGACCAGCTCCTCAATCTTCAACACGCCCGTTCCGAGCCGCCCGAGCACGACGAGCAGCTCTTCATCATCATCCACCAGACGTACGAACTCTGGTTCAAGCTGCTCCTGCACGAGTTCGAGAAGGTGAATCGTGATTTTTCCGGCGGCGATCTCTACGCTGCCATCCATACTTTCCAGCGCTGCCGCACGGTGATGAAAACGCTCGTGCAGCAGGTGGATGTGCTGGAGACGATGACGCCGATGTCCTTCACGAGCTTCCGCAACCGGCTGGACACGGCCTCGGGCTTCCAGTCCGCCCAGTTCCGCGAACTGGAGTTCCTGCTCGGCTACAAGCGGGCGGACATGCTCAAGTATTTCGATGCGGATAATCCGCAGTATGCGGCCATGGTCCGTCGCCTGCAGGAACGCAGCGTGGCGGACCATTTCTATGACTTTCTTGAGCAGCAGGGCGTAACGATTCCCCCGCGGCTTCGCGAGAAAGAGGCCACGTGGGAGACGATGTCCGACGCCGACGTGCAGGAGTCCGTGCTGGGCCTGTACAAGACGCGCCCCGATCTGGCGATCCTCTTCGAGCTGATGACCGATTTCGACGAAGGGTTCCAGGAATGGCGCTACCGGCACGTCAAGCTGGTGGAGCGGACCATCGGCCGCAAGCGCGGCACGGGCGGCTCGCTGGGCGTGGAGTTCCTCAAGCAATCCCTCTTTCAGCCGGTCTTCCCCGATCTTTGGGCAATACGGCATCGGCTGTAG